The following are encoded together in the Pseudomonas sp. IB20 genome:
- a CDS encoding 5-guanidino-2-oxopentanoate decarboxylase: MATCGEVLVNLLESYGVDQVFGIPGVHTVELYRGLARSSIRHVTPRHEQGAGFMADGYARTSGKPGVCFIITGPGMTNITTAMGQAYADSIPMLVISSVQSRSQLGGGRGKLHELPNQGAMIAGVAAFSHTLMSAAELPGVLARAFALFQAGRPRPVHIEIPLDVLVENADALLGSEPVSVARAGAAPSAVKQMSQLLAAATRPLILAGGGAIDAAQELTRLAETLGAPVALTINAKGMLPSAHPLLIGSTQTLVATRALVAEADVVLAIGTELAETDYDVTFAGGFKIPGALLRIDIDPDQTVRNYPPKVALVADAHMAAEALLAELNTQALPARDPNWGAQRVARLWAELTPTWDAATCAQTLFLHTVLEELPGAVLVGDSTQPVYSGNLTLNLNHPRRWFNSSTGYGTLGYALPAAIGAWLGRGDGQPVVCLIGDGGLQFTLPELASAVEARVPVIVLLWNNQGYEEIKKYMLNRAIEPVGVDIYTPDFIGVAQALGCTAESIQGIAHLRTALRAAADRQGPTLIEIDQGRWMQEVAV; encoded by the coding sequence ATGGCGACCTGCGGCGAAGTATTGGTCAACCTCCTGGAAAGCTACGGCGTGGACCAGGTGTTCGGCATCCCCGGCGTGCACACCGTGGAGTTGTACCGCGGCCTGGCGCGCTCGAGCATCCGTCACGTCACCCCGCGCCACGAACAGGGCGCCGGCTTCATGGCCGACGGGTATGCGCGCACCAGCGGTAAGCCTGGGGTGTGTTTCATCATCACCGGCCCGGGCATGACCAACATCACCACCGCCATGGGCCAGGCCTATGCCGACTCGATCCCAATGCTGGTGATTTCCAGCGTGCAATCGCGCAGCCAACTGGGCGGCGGTCGCGGCAAGTTGCATGAGCTGCCGAACCAGGGCGCGATGATCGCAGGCGTGGCGGCGTTCTCGCATACCTTGATGTCGGCGGCAGAGTTGCCTGGCGTGTTGGCGCGCGCCTTTGCGCTGTTCCAGGCCGGGCGACCGCGCCCGGTGCACATCGAAATTCCGCTGGATGTGCTGGTGGAAAATGCCGACGCACTGCTCGGCAGCGAGCCGGTCAGCGTGGCGCGTGCCGGTGCCGCGCCGTCGGCGGTGAAGCAGATGAGCCAATTGCTCGCAGCGGCAACACGCCCGCTGATTCTGGCCGGTGGCGGCGCCATCGATGCCGCCCAGGAACTGACCCGCCTGGCCGAAACCCTCGGCGCACCGGTGGCCCTGACCATCAACGCAAAGGGCATGCTGCCCTCGGCGCACCCGCTGCTGATCGGTTCGACCCAGACCTTGGTCGCCACCCGCGCGCTGGTCGCTGAGGCCGATGTGGTGCTGGCCATCGGCACCGAATTGGCGGAAACCGACTACGACGTGACCTTCGCCGGCGGTTTCAAGATACCCGGTGCGCTGCTGCGCATCGACATCGACCCCGACCAAACCGTGCGCAACTACCCGCCGAAAGTCGCATTGGTGGCCGATGCGCACATGGCCGCCGAAGCCCTGCTGGCCGAACTGAACACCCAGGCCTTGCCCGCGCGCGACCCAAACTGGGGCGCTCAACGCGTCGCCCGCTTGTGGGCCGAACTGACGCCGACCTGGGACGCCGCCACCTGCGCGCAAACCCTGTTCCTCCACACCGTCCTGGAGGAACTGCCCGGCGCCGTGCTGGTTGGCGATTCCACCCAGCCGGTGTACAGCGGCAACCTGACCCTGAACCTCAACCACCCGCGCCGTTGGTTCAACTCATCCACCGGCTACGGCACCCTGGGTTACGCCCTGCCCGCCGCCATCGGCGCCTGGCTGGGACGCGGCGACGGGCAACCGGTGGTGTGCCTGATCGGCGACGGCGGCCTGCAATTCACCTTGCCGGAACTGGCCAGCGCGGTGGAAGCGCGCGTGCCGGTCATCGTGCTGCTGTGGAATAACCAGGGCTACGAAGAGATCAAGAAATACATGCTCAACCGCGCCATCGAACCGGTTGGCGTGGACATCTACACCCCGGACTTTATCGGCGTGGCCCAAGCCTTGGGCTGCACGGCCGAAAGCATCCAGGGCATCGCGCACCTGCGCACGGCATTACGCGCCGCCGCTGATCGCCAGGGGCCGACGCTGATTGAAATCGACCAAGGCCGTTGGATGCAGGAGGTGGCGGTATGA